One window of the Populus trichocarpa isolate Nisqually-1 chromosome 9, P.trichocarpa_v4.1, whole genome shotgun sequence genome contains the following:
- the LOC18102138 gene encoding glycine-rich RNA-binding protein 7 produces MSAEVEYRCFVGGLAWATTDQVLQEAFSQYGEIIDSKIINDRETGRSRGFGFVTFGNEKAMRDAIDGMNGQDLDGRNITVNEAQSRGSGGGGGGGGGYNRNSGGGGYGGGGRREGGGGYSRGGGGYGGGGSGYGSGGGGGGYGGGRDRGYGDGGSRYSSRGESEGGSWRS; encoded by the exons ATGTCTGCCGAGGTTGAGTACAGGTGCTTTGTTGGCGGCCTCGCTTGGGCCACCACTGACCAAGTCCTCCAAGAGGCTTTTAGCCAGTACGGTGAAATCATCGATTCGAAG ATTATAAATGACCGTGAAACCGGAAGATCTCGTGGTTTTGGATTTGTGACCTTCGGCAATGAGAAGGCAATGAGAGATGCTATTGATGGAATGAACGGTCAGGACCTCGATGGCCGTAACATCACCGTGAACGAAGCTCAATCCCGCGGaagtggtggaggtggtggtggcggcggtGGTTACAACCGCAACAGCGGTGGTGGCGGTTATGGAGGAGGTGGACGCCGTGAAGGCGGCGGTGGTTACAGCCGTGGCGGAGGCGGCTACGGAGGCGGTGGAAGCGGATATGGTAGTGGTGGCGGCGGCGGTGGTTATGGCGGTGGCCGTGACCGTGGTTATGGTGACGGTGGATCTAGGTACTCTTCAAGGGGTGAATCCGAAGGTGGTAGCTGGAGGAGTTAG